One part of the Alosa alosa isolate M-15738 ecotype Scorff River chromosome 4, AALO_Geno_1.1, whole genome shotgun sequence genome encodes these proteins:
- the LOC125293335 gene encoding lysophosphatidic acid receptor 6 → MKIITPEAQRLYTVQLYSSTIMNQTHNSGLDCDSKADFQFYLFPVVYCLVMVLGLPGNLGALWFFFFKRKQRTASDVFIINLAVADTAFLCTLPFRIHYHWQHNVWKLGKPTCVLSGIVFHANIYASLVFMTCICVDRYVATVHPLVYLRLRNTRCTMAVSAAVWLVYAVTTLAFVLAGFPESQEDRCFESFSQEEWDKRLGAYSTFCLVFGSLLPSVVILVCYPLVARRITHIRTSTAGKARRIIYAILAITLLCFLPYHMVHLLHLLRRMHYIQNCALADAIYKARRVTMALVSLNSCLDPLLYYFSTNHCKWSMPRLRWLQPRRTRGVYYIGSDF, encoded by the coding sequence ATGAAGATCATAACTCCAGAAGCGCAGCGTCTATACACAGTGCAGTTGTACTCATCAACGATCATGAACCAGACACACAACTCAGGCTTGGACTGTGACTCTAAAGCAGACTTCCAGTTCTACCTCTTCCCTGTTGTCTACTGCTTGGTGATGGTCCTAGGCCTGCCAGGCAACCTTGGGGCTCTGTGGTTTTTCTTCTTTAAGAGGAAGCAGAGGACAGCCTCGGACGTCTTCATCATCAACCTGGCCGTGGCCGACACGGCGTTCCTGTGCACTCTGCCCTTCCGCATCCACTACCACTGGCAGCACAACGTCTGGAAATTGGGCAAACCCACTTGTGTCCTCAGCGGCATCGTCTTCCACGCCAACATCTACGCCAGCCTCGTCTTCATGACCTGCATCTGCGTTGACCGCTACGTGGCCACCGTGCACCCGCTCGTCTACCTGCGCCTGCGGAACACCCGCTGCACCATGGCAGTGAGCGCCGCCGTCTGGCTGGTGTACGCGGTCACCACGCTGGCCTTCGTCCTGGCCGGCTTTCCAGAGAGCCAGGAGGACCGGTGCTTCGAGAGCTTCAGCCAGGAGGAGTGGGACAAGCGCCTCGGCGCCTACAGCACCTTCTGCCTGGTGTTCGGCTCGCTGCTGCCCTCGGTGGTCATCTTGGTGTGCTACCCGCTGGTGGCCCGCCGCATCACCCACATTCGGACGAGCACAGCGGGCAAGGCGCGCCGCATCATCTACGCCATCCTGGCCATTACGCTGCTGTGCTTCCTGCCCTACCACATGGTCCACCTCCTACACCTGCTGCGGCGCATGCATTACATTCAGAACTGTGCCTTGGCGGACGCCATCTACAAGGCCCGCCGCGTCACCATGGCGCTGGTCAGCCTTAACAGCTGTCTGGACCCACTGCTCTACTATTTCAGCACCAACCACTGCAAGTGGAGCATGCCCAGACTGAGATGGCTGCAGCCCAGGAGGACCCGTGGGGTCTACTACATAGGCTCAGACTTCTGA